In a single window of the Euwallacea fornicatus isolate EFF26 chromosome 5, ASM4011564v1, whole genome shotgun sequence genome:
- the LOC136339125 gene encoding synaptic vesicle glycoprotein 2B-like produces MDIDIDFIDSRKASTVTDVRLPSRKVSKQEPASFEEAITATQFGRYNIMLAFLAMLSSFCTVFDTSTMSYTFVAAHCDLELTLSDKGLLNAVTYAGMISSAVIWGFLFDVLGRRKLLIIGFILDAIFVFMSVLTQGLTLLLVSKYLQGLIINGPFAAVSAYISEFHCAKYRPIYQMLIGTSNSFSSIVLPVLAWMIMPQNLDFQLMNMNFHSWNIFLLISGLPAFLSGICFVFFPESPKFLMTCGENEKALKVFQKVYSINTGHPPETYPIKYLANETKFVKNGNGYEGTIGKQSKRQALKGGFSQLKPIFLKPHVMKLLLTSSIFLFLTMAVNMLRLWLPQIFQMMTDYQVDHDGASAPLCTMLDTSVSSPGNRTAEECFVNIGNSGIYINSIIVGATAMCGNIVAAALIRFIGKKKILLVALIFSTIFAVSMYFASTPEVAIASSSIFIAGGSVSNNVMISVAVDLFPTTLRTMAISVGMMIGRSGAMIGNFIFPYLLESGCEAPFFVVASYIFVATLLTLMIPNTDMKPLT; encoded by the exons ATGGACATAGACATAGATTTCATAGATAGCAGGAAAGCCAGCACTGTGACCGACGTCAGGTTGCCTTCCAGAAAAG TGTCTAAGCAAGAACCTGCATCCTTCGAAGAAGCAATCACAGCTACTCAATTTGGGAGGTACAACATAATGTTGGCATTTCTGGCAATGTTATCCAGCTTTTGCACGGTCTTCGACACCTCAACTATGTCATACACTTTCGTGGCCGCTCACTGTGATTTAGAGCTAACTTTAAGCGACAAAGGGCTGCTAAACGCTGTGACGTATGCAG GAATGATCTCCAGTGCCGTGATCTGGGGTTTCCTCTTCGACGTCCTCGGAAGACGCAAGTTGCTAATCATAGGCTTTATATTGGACGCAATATTCGTATTTATGAGTGTCCTCACTCAAGGTTTAACCCTATTGTTAGTTTCGAAGTACCTTCAAGGTCTAAT CATCAACGGCCCCTTCGCTGCAGTTAGCGCCTACATCTCGGAGTTTCACTGCGCCAAGTACAGACCGATTTATCAAATGCTAATAGGCACCAGTAACAGTTTTAGTTCCATTGTCCTGCCCGTCTTGGCGTGGATGATCATGCCCCAAAATCTGGACTTCCAACTTATGAACATGA aCTTCCACTCATGGAATATTTTCCTGCTCATCTCGGGACTCCCGGCGTTCTTGAGCGGCATTTGCTTTGTATTTTTCCCGGAAAGCCCTAAATTTCTAATGACGTGCGGGGAGAACGAGAAAGCCTTAAAAGTGTTCCAGAAAGTTTACAGCATTAACACTGGACACCCACCGGAGACTTATCCC ATAAAGTATCTCGCGAAtgaaactaaatttgttaaaaacggAAACGGATACGAAGGGACAATTGGAAAGCAAAGCAAAAGGCAGGCGCTTAAAGGGGGATTTTCGCAGCTGAAGCCGATTTTCCTTAAGCCCCACGTGATGAAGCTATTGTTGACCAGCTccatatttctttttcttacgATGGC cGTGAACATGTTGCGTCTCTGGCTGCCACAGATATTTCAAATGATGACTGATTACCAAGTTGACCATGATGGAGCATCTGCGCCTTTATGTACAATGCTGGACACTTCGGTCTCTTCACCAGGAAATCGGACTGCTGAAGAGTGTTTTGTC AATATAGGCAATTCTGGAATCTACATCAACTCAATAATAGTGGGAGCTACTGCCATGTGCGGCAACATCGTTGCTGCCGCCCTCATCCGTTTCATCGGAAAGAAGAAGATCTTGC TCGTAGCCCTGATATTTTCCACTATTTTTGCCGTATCCATGTATTTTGCCTCTACACCTGAGGTGGCCATTGCCagttcttcaatatttatcgCCGGAGGATCAGTATCCAACAACGTCATGATTTCTGTAGCCGTGGATCTATTTCCCACAACTTTAAG gaCCATGGCAATATCAGTGGGCATGAT